In one Candidatus Palibaumannia cicadellinicola genomic region, the following are encoded:
- the tolQ gene encoding Tol-Pal system protein TolQ has translation MNLFAFFLTASFLVKLILLVLICFSITSWAIIIQRTCIINTAYREMEAFEDKFWSGIELSRLYQESEVRSDNLGSSEQIFYAGFKEFARLHSAKHRFPTAVVEGASRAMRISMNRELEALEKNLSFLGNVGSISPYIGLLGTVWGIMHAFIGLGAVKQATLQMVAPSIAEALIATAIGLFVAIPAVMAFNRLSQRVNELEQNYDNFTEELITILSRQAFTSNST, from the coding sequence ATTAATCTTTTTGCTTTTTTTCTTACCGCTAGTTTTCTAGTGAAATTAATATTGTTAGTTTTGATATGCTTTTCTATCACATCCTGGGCTATTATCATCCAGCGTACCTGTATAATTAACACCGCCTACCGCGAAATGGAAGCATTTGAAGATAAATTCTGGTCTGGTATCGAATTATCTCGACTTTATCAAGAGAGTGAAGTACGTAGCGATAATCTAGGCAGCTCAGAACAAATTTTCTACGCGGGATTTAAGGAGTTTGCCCGGCTTCATAGTGCTAAACACCGATTCCCCACTGCAGTAGTGGAGGGCGCATCGCGTGCCATGCGCATCTCGATGAATCGAGAACTAGAAGCTCTAGAAAAAAATCTTTCATTTTTGGGAAATGTAGGTTCTATAAGCCCCTATATTGGTCTATTAGGTACAGTTTGGGGGATCATGCATGCCTTTATTGGCTTAGGAGCGGTAAAACAAGCTACACTACAGATGGTAGCACCAAGTATTGCAGAAGCGCTAATTGCAACAGCTATTGGTCTGTTCGTCGCTATTCCGGCGGTCATGGCATTCAACCGACTAAGCCAGCGTGTCAATGAGCTTGAACAGAACTACGATAACTTTACTGAAGAATTAATTACCATATTGTCTCGTCAGGCTTTTACTAGCAATAGCACTTAA
- the tolR gene encoding colicin uptake protein TolR — MKINRRRVRREINVDINLVPLLDVLLVLVLVLMATVPMITQSVEVNLPEATNSKTMTSDDIPPVIVEVNGVNQYNLVIAHTRKKQQSAKQVILEVQTLITTNPKTIFLIGGAKEVPYDEIIKALNLLHQAGVKSVGLMTQPSMTTVSS, encoded by the coding sequence ATGAAGATCAATAGAAGACGGGTACGCAGAGAAATTAACGTTGATATTAATCTTGTACCTCTCCTCGATGTTTTGTTGGTACTAGTGTTAGTTTTGATGGCTACAGTGCCGATGATAACACAAAGCGTTGAAGTAAATTTGCCTGAGGCAACTAACTCCAAGACCATGACTAGCGATGATATTCCGCCCGTTATTGTGGAGGTTAATGGTGTTAACCAATATAATTTAGTTATTGCTCATACTCGTAAAAAACAACAGTCCGCTAAACAGGTAATTTTAGAGGTACAAACTCTAATCACTACTAATCCTAAAACTATTTTTTTGATAGGCGGAGCGAAGGAAGTTCCTTATGATGAAATAATTAAGGCGCTAAACTTATTACATCAGGCTGGTGTCAAATCTGTTGGATTGATGACACAACCGAGTATGACTACTGTTAGTTCTTAA
- the tolA gene encoding cell envelope integrity protein TolA, with translation MNIITQNNKLQPAILLSITLHGILIVALIWSSLYQPPETNCGLVAMKAILVEPKQVVQQHHEKDKQVQQQVERQKPIAKKRITKQMRYQQKTFKDVIGKGSEKTEHSTIDKKNHLNKKGTHEAAKQSLEVENLLDDLTNAKNVSTFSKPNKVNKTSHSNVDNLLDDLINAKNMPTFSKPNKVNKTSHSDVDINAYKTMVSQAISKKFYDTGRFSGKTCDLHINLASDGMLISITTSKGDPELCQAAVLAAKLARLPKPPTMQVYERVKTATIVFSPQ, from the coding sequence TTGAATATTATAACACAAAATAACAAATTACAACCTGCTATTCTTCTGTCGATTACGCTACACGGCATTCTAATCGTGGCGCTGATCTGGAGTTCTCTTTATCAACCGCCAGAAACTAACTGCGGTCTCGTGGCTATGAAAGCGATATTAGTTGAACCGAAACAAGTAGTGCAGCAACATCATGAAAAAGATAAACAAGTACAGCAGCAAGTCGAGCGGCAAAAACCAATCGCAAAAAAAAGAATAACCAAACAGATGCGTTACCAGCAAAAAACATTTAAAGATGTAATAGGAAAAGGCTCAGAAAAAACAGAGCATTCTACCATAGATAAGAAAAATCACTTGAATAAAAAAGGTACTCATGAGGCGGCTAAACAATCTCTTGAGGTAGAGAATCTACTAGATGATCTAACAAACGCTAAAAATGTGTCTACGTTTAGCAAACCAAATAAGGTCAATAAGACTAGTCATAGCAATGTAGATAATCTACTAGATGATCTAATAAACGCTAAAAATATGCCTACGTTTAGCAAACCAAATAAGGTCAATAAGACTAGTCATAGCGATGTTGATATCAATGCTTATAAAACTATGGTTAGTCAGGCAATCAGCAAAAAATTTTATGATACAGGTCGTTTCAGCGGGAAAACTTGTGATCTACATATTAATCTGGCATCAGATGGCATGCTAATTTCTATTACAACCAGCAAAGGTGATCCTGAGTTGTGCCAAGCTGCCGTGTTAGCAGCAAAACTTGCAAGGCTTCCTAAGCCTCCTACCATGCAGGTCTATGAAAGAGTTAAAACTGCTACTATTGTATTTTCACCTCAGTAA
- the tolB gene encoding Tol-Pal system beta propeller repeat protein TolB: MKQTFLVALSIFLLWSSVLYAEVRIEITKGVDSARPIGVVPFKWCGLGPAPEDISGIISDDLRHSGKFNPIAKSRMPQQPTISSEVIAQAWMALGIDVVIVGQVEPSADDNYVVYYQLMDTSGNTGVILSQNHYKVAKRWLRYAAHTASDEIFEKLTGIKGVFRTRIAYVVHINGECTYPYELRIADYDGHYQTLVHRSSEPLMSPAWFPNGHKLAYVTFENGCSSLVIQTLESGVIRQITSFPQHNGAPAFSPDGSKLAFALSKTGSLNLYVMDLTSGQINQVTDGRSNNTEPSWFPDNHTIAYTSDQGGNPQVYKIDLNGGHAQRLSWEGSKNQDANVSTDGKFIVMVNSNNNGVQHIAKLNLVTGDVQVLTDTFLDETPSIAPNGTMIIYSYSASQALGSFLQLVSTDGSFKARILATDGLVTCPAWSPYL, encoded by the coding sequence ATGAAGCAAACCTTTCTAGTAGCGTTAAGTATCTTCCTTTTATGGTCTTCCGTACTATATGCTGAAGTACGTATCGAGATAACTAAAGGGGTAGATTCGGCACGCCCTATTGGTGTAGTGCCGTTTAAATGGTGCGGTCTAGGCCCTGCGCCGGAAGATATAAGTGGGATTATTTCAGATGACTTGCGTCATAGCGGAAAATTTAATCCCATAGCAAAATCACGTATGCCACAACAGCCTACTATATCCTCAGAAGTAATAGCACAAGCATGGATGGCTCTTGGGATTGATGTGGTAATAGTGGGGCAAGTAGAGCCTAGTGCAGATGATAACTATGTGGTGTATTATCAGCTGATGGATACATCGGGGAACACCGGGGTAATACTATCGCAAAATCATTACAAGGTAGCAAAAAGATGGCTGCGTTATGCCGCGCATACGGCTAGCGATGAAATTTTTGAGAAACTTACTGGGATAAAAGGAGTGTTTCGTACACGTATTGCTTACGTAGTACATATAAATGGCGAATGTACGTATCCTTATGAGCTACGTATCGCAGATTATGACGGGCACTATCAGACCTTAGTACATCGTTCCTCAGAGCCGCTGATGTCACCTGCCTGGTTTCCAAATGGCCACAAGTTGGCTTACGTTACATTTGAAAACGGCTGTTCCTCGTTAGTAATACAGACGTTGGAGAGTGGAGTTATCCGTCAAATTACTAGCTTCCCGCAACATAATGGTGCCCCTGCTTTCTCACCAGATGGCAGCAAACTCGCATTTGCCTTATCAAAAACAGGTAGTCTTAACTTATATGTTATGGATCTTACTTCCGGTCAGATTAATCAGGTAACGGATGGACGTAGTAATAACACTGAACCAAGCTGGTTCCCAGATAACCATACCATTGCGTATACATCAGATCAAGGTGGTAATCCACAAGTATATAAAATCGATCTTAATGGAGGTCATGCGCAACGCTTATCCTGGGAAGGATCAAAGAATCAGGATGCAAATGTTAGTACTGATGGTAAATTTATCGTTATGGTCAACAGCAATAATAACGGTGTACAACATATCGCAAAACTGAATCTAGTGACCGGAGACGTGCAAGTATTAACAGATACTTTTCTAGATGAGACGCCTAGCATAGCTCCCAATGGAACCATGATTATTTATAGTTATAGTGCTTCACAAGCATTAGGTTCTTTTTTACAGCTAGTATCGACTGATGGAAGTTTTAAAGCACGTATTTTAGCAACCGATGGACTAGTTACATGTCCGGCCTGGTCACCATATCTATAA
- the pal gene encoding peptidoglycan-associated lipoprotein Pal: MQREQLLKTILFSVWIIILAGCSDHYKAHQNLEKSRAETGDERKIKNHNTSYDEQYYLQIPEFLQNNIIYFALDKYDINLNFVKMLDGHANFLRSNPSEKVTIEGHADERGTPEYNIVLGERRANAVKMYLQSKGVLPEQIMILSYGKAKPAVFGHYEAAYAKNRRAILVYSLRS, translated from the coding sequence ATGCAACGAGAACAATTACTAAAAACAATTCTTTTTTCTGTATGGATCATCATCCTAGCTGGATGTTCTGATCATTATAAAGCTCATCAAAATTTAGAAAAATCTCGAGCAGAGACTGGGGATGAGCGGAAAATTAAGAATCATAATACATCCTATGATGAGCAATATTATTTACAAATACCAGAATTCCTACAAAACAACATCATTTATTTCGCTCTAGATAAGTACGATATTAACTTGAATTTCGTTAAAATGTTAGATGGACACGCAAACTTTTTACGTAGCAACCCATCTGAAAAAGTTACTATAGAAGGTCATGCAGATGAACGTGGTACACCGGAGTACAATATTGTTTTGGGAGAACGTCGCGCTAATGCGGTAAAGATGTATCTTCAAAGTAAAGGCGTATTACCAGAACAAATCATGATTTTATCTTACGGTAAAGCAAAACCAGCTGTATTTGGTCACTACGAAGCTGCATATGCCAAAAACCGTCGTGCTATACTAGTATACTCACTTAGATCATAA
- the ybgF gene encoding tol-pal system protein YbgF, translating into MIHNMSIHLIGFILLILMSVTPSRSTAVMAPVSDIGSRSKNLVVQLEQISNVHSQLLNQLQQQLAENQHDIDVLRGQIQENEYKLDHLSIQCRDYLPVKSSSNADTDYNAAVAFVLHNQSYDLAYHAFQSFIKNYPDSNYLPNANYWLGQLNYNHSRKEEAAYYFALVMKNSPMSPKAPDALLKIGVIMQDQGKKDNAKAVYHNVCKLYPSTDAAKQAQKYLAKL; encoded by the coding sequence ATAATACATAATATGAGTATTCATTTAATCGGTTTTATATTACTGATACTAATGAGCGTAACTCCTTCCAGATCTACTGCAGTTATGGCACCAGTAAGTGATATAGGCTCGAGATCTAAAAACCTAGTAGTGCAACTAGAGCAGATTTCTAATGTGCACAGCCAGCTATTAAACCAACTTCAGCAGCAGCTTGCTGAGAACCAGCACGATATCGATGTTCTTCGCGGTCAGATTCAGGAAAATGAATATAAGTTAGATCATCTTAGCATTCAATGTAGAGATTATCTTCCGGTGAAGAGTAGTAGTAATGCTGACACAGATTATAACGCCGCTGTCGCTTTTGTTTTACATAATCAATCGTATGATCTAGCGTATCATGCCTTCCAAAGTTTTATCAAAAATTATCCTGATTCTAATTATTTACCTAATGCTAACTATTGGCTAGGACAGCTTAATTATAATCATAGTAGAAAAGAAGAAGCGGCATATTATTTTGCCCTGGTTATGAAAAATTCTCCTATGTCGCCGAAAGCACCGGATGCTCTACTAAAAATAGGCGTGATAATGCAAGATCAAGGTAAAAAAGATAACGCTAAAGCAGTTTATCATAACGTCTGTAAACTCTATCCGAGCACTGACGCTGCTAAGCAGGCGCAAAAATATCTAGCAAAACTGTAA
- the nadA gene encoding quinolinate synthase NadA, whose protein sequence is MSKLLDINANFYPFPPKPVLLTAEEKVTLVDSIRNQLLVRNAVIVAHYYTDPEIQALAERTGGCVADSLEMARFGSHYPATTLLVAGVRFMGETAKILSPEKTVLMPTLEAECSLDLGCPHEAFSAFCDAHPERTVVVYANTSAAVKARADWVVTSSIAVELIDYLDSLGKKIIWAPDRHLGRYVQQKTGADILCWQSACIVHDEFKTQALQKMKELYPEAAVLVHPESPQAIVELADVVGSTSQLIQAAKTMPHKTIIIATDRGIFYKMQQVCPDKILLAAPTAGEGATCRSCAHCPWMAMNNLKALAQGLTGSSIHHQVQIDEVVRKRAIVPLNRMLSFAADLKLQRC, encoded by the coding sequence ATGAGTAAACTACTCGATATCAACGCTAATTTTTATCCTTTTCCGCCTAAACCAGTACTACTTACTGCTGAAGAAAAAGTGACTTTGGTAGATAGTATTAGAAACCAATTACTAGTGCGTAATGCTGTTATTGTTGCGCATTACTATACTGATCCTGAAATCCAGGCTTTAGCTGAGAGAACCGGCGGCTGTGTGGCTGATTCGCTAGAAATGGCACGGTTTGGTAGTCACTACCCTGCTACCACATTATTAGTTGCAGGCGTGCGCTTTATGGGCGAGACAGCAAAAATTCTAAGCCCAGAAAAAACAGTTCTGATGCCCACGCTTGAAGCAGAATGTTCTCTAGATCTTGGTTGTCCACATGAAGCATTCAGTGCATTCTGTGATGCACACCCGGAACGCACGGTCGTGGTCTATGCTAATACTTCAGCAGCAGTGAAAGCTCGTGCTGACTGGGTGGTTACTTCTAGTATTGCGGTAGAACTTATCGACTATCTCGATAGCTTAGGGAAGAAAATTATCTGGGCGCCAGATCGTCATCTAGGACGTTATGTACAGCAGAAGACAGGTGCAGATATTCTCTGCTGGCAAAGTGCTTGTATAGTCCATGATGAATTCAAAACACAGGCATTACAGAAAATGAAAGAGTTATATCCCGAGGCTGCTGTTTTGGTTCATCCAGAGTCTCCGCAAGCTATAGTAGAACTTGCAGATGTTGTTGGATCAACAAGTCAGCTGATTCAGGCAGCAAAAACAATGCCACACAAAACTATTATTATCGCCACCGATCGTGGTATTTTTTATAAAATGCAGCAGGTTTGTCCAGATAAAATACTACTAGCCGCTCCTACAGCTGGAGAAGGCGCAACCTGCCGTAGTTGTGCCCACTGTCCGTGGATGGCGATGAATAACCTTAAGGCTCTTGCTCAAGGATTGACGGGAAGCAGTATACATCATCAGGTGCAGATTGACGAAGTAGTACGTAAGCGGGCTATTGTACCACTTAATAGAATGTTGTCATTTGCGGCCGACCTTAAACTTCAACGTTGTTAA
- the tilS gene encoding tRNA lysidine(34) synthetase TilS codes for MKPKVDVLHRLQQQVAKSIVGHSRLLLAFSGGLDSTVLLDILKSLRDANNVPQLSLRAIHINHGLSSHADKWVTHCEQQCRERAIPFSFVRVMLETTPDGIEAAARSARYRALHEVLVPGEVLLTAQHQDDQAETLLLALKRGSGPAGLAAMAADSSFGCHRLLRPLLACSRAQLATYAVDIGLNWIEDESNQNDRFDRNFLRLHILIPLQQRWPQFSQAATRSAQLCREQENLLDELLKETLATLVMSDGALQLTPLFPMNHLRRGALLRRWLASQGARMPSRQQLAHIWQEVALSRRGAAPQFVIGDKLLRRFRNRLYLLSAQILAQPKVEVLLWPVSATQLLLPQNIGLLILQLTDSVISVSNNPSVANKSVSIIRAPQPDERVSVRFGKVNGLLRIVGKRHGRTLQKIWQELAVPPWQRGRIPLLFYNQTLITAPGLFITWDGEVQNNCTQWCLHWLSSSYLRNEVNNVEV; via the coding sequence ATGAAGCCGAAAGTCGATGTACTGCATAGGCTACAACAACAAGTAGCCAAATCTATTGTTGGGCATAGCAGACTACTATTGGCTTTCAGCGGAGGGCTAGACTCCACGGTATTATTGGATATCTTAAAGTCACTGCGCGATGCTAATAATGTGCCGCAGTTATCTCTACGAGCAATACATATTAATCATGGATTAAGTTCGCATGCAGATAAGTGGGTCACGCATTGCGAACAACAATGTAGGGAGCGTGCAATACCTTTTAGCTTTGTTAGGGTGATGCTTGAAACTACACCAGATGGTATTGAGGCCGCAGCGCGTAGCGCGCGTTACCGGGCACTACATGAAGTATTAGTCCCCGGAGAAGTTCTACTAACTGCTCAGCACCAGGATGATCAAGCGGAGACGTTACTTTTAGCACTCAAACGTGGTAGTGGCCCAGCAGGTTTAGCTGCTATGGCTGCTGATAGCTCTTTTGGTTGTCATAGGCTACTGCGTCCACTATTAGCTTGTAGTAGAGCGCAGCTAGCTACGTATGCGGTAGATATTGGTCTGAATTGGATTGAAGATGAGAGTAATCAAAATGATCGCTTCGATCGTAATTTTTTGCGTCTACATATTCTTATACCACTGCAGCAACGTTGGCCTCAATTTAGTCAAGCAGCTACGCGTAGCGCACAGTTATGCAGGGAACAAGAAAATCTTTTAGATGAACTTTTAAAGGAAACGTTAGCTACACTTGTGATGTCCGATGGTGCACTGCAACTAACGCCGCTTTTTCCAATGAACCATCTTAGGCGTGGTGCGCTGCTACGGCGCTGGTTGGCATCTCAAGGTGCTAGGATGCCATCACGCCAACAACTAGCCCATATTTGGCAGGAGGTAGCGCTCAGCCGCCGCGGTGCTGCGCCACAATTTGTGATTGGTGATAAACTGCTGCGTCGTTTTCGTAATCGGCTCTATTTGCTATCTGCGCAAATATTAGCTCAGCCGAAAGTAGAAGTATTACTATGGCCAGTTTCTGCAACACAATTGTTATTGCCACAAAATATAGGATTATTAATCCTGCAACTAACTGATTCGGTTATATCAGTATCCAATAATCCTAGTGTAGCAAATAAATCGGTTAGTATTATTCGTGCCCCACAGCCAGATGAACGAGTGTCAGTACGCTTTGGTAAAGTTAATGGATTGCTACGTATCGTAGGTAAGCGTCATGGTCGTACACTACAAAAAATATGGCAAGAGCTTGCGGTCCCGCCATGGCAGCGCGGGCGCATACCATTGCTTTTCTATAATCAAACACTCATAACTGCGCCTGGTCTGTTCATTACATGGGATGGAGAGGTACAAAACAATTGCACACAATGGTGTTTACATTGGCTTTCTTCCTCTTATCTACGAAATGAAGTTAACAACGTTGAAGTTTAA
- a CDS encoding Na+/H+ antiporter: MEIFFTILILTLIVSLSGVVTHILPFQIPLPLMQIVLGALLAWPKFGLHVDFNPELFLVLFIPPLLFSDGWKTPARDFLRHGGEIVLLALVLVIITVVGIGYFIYWMVPGMSLVAALALAAVLSPTDAVALSGIVKEGRIPKKLMNILQGEALMNDASGLVLLKFAIAVAMGTMVFTVSGASLEFIKVAAGGLLAGVTVTWGYSKLLRLIIRWSCDDSATQTVLLLLLPFAAYLIAEHVGVSGILAAVASGMTIGQYGSRNTPMALRLRGNSVWSMLEFIFNGIVFIMLGLQLPDILATSINQAKLDPTIQTWMLFTDVIFLYAALMVLRFSWLLLMKRISLRFMKKRPMVFGEYSTREILIASFAGVRGAITLAGVLSIPLLLSDGTAFPSRYQLVFIATGVILFSLVCCVIILPMLLRGIMVSDNALSHKEEQMARAIAAEVAIESLRQMELQLTHYEEDNVDRQIVNEVSVRVIGYLRRRIDGHADAESAIKIENLERRMWLNALRAERGEYYNLRAQQKISNDTLIKLLRDLDLLEALLVEKKHE; encoded by the coding sequence ATGGAAATCTTTTTTACGATTCTGATTCTTACTTTGATCGTTTCCTTGTCCGGGGTCGTAACCCATATCCTGCCATTTCAAATACCGCTACCACTCATGCAAATCGTTTTGGGTGCGCTACTTGCCTGGCCTAAATTTGGTTTACACGTTGATTTTAATCCTGAACTATTCCTAGTACTTTTTATACCTCCCCTATTATTTTCCGACGGTTGGAAGACACCTGCCCGAGACTTTTTACGCCATGGTGGAGAAATCGTATTATTAGCACTAGTCTTAGTGATTATTACTGTAGTAGGTATCGGTTATTTTATCTACTGGATGGTACCTGGGATGTCGCTAGTTGCAGCGCTTGCATTAGCTGCAGTCCTTTCGCCAACAGATGCTGTGGCATTGTCTGGCATTGTTAAAGAAGGACGCATTCCTAAAAAATTGATGAATATTCTACAAGGCGAAGCATTAATGAATGATGCTTCGGGTTTGGTATTGCTCAAGTTTGCCATCGCTGTTGCGATGGGTACTATGGTATTTACTGTTAGTGGTGCATCACTCGAATTTATAAAAGTAGCAGCTGGTGGATTGCTAGCTGGGGTAACCGTAACTTGGGGCTATAGCAAATTACTGCGACTCATCATACGCTGGAGCTGCGATGACTCCGCCACCCAGACTGTCCTGCTACTACTGCTGCCATTCGCAGCTTATTTAATTGCCGAACATGTAGGAGTATCCGGAATACTGGCCGCTGTAGCTTCTGGTATGACTATTGGACAATATGGTAGCCGCAATACGCCGATGGCACTGCGACTACGCGGCAATAGTGTATGGTCTATGCTAGAATTTATCTTTAACGGTATAGTTTTCATAATGCTAGGACTACAATTGCCAGATATACTTGCTACCTCAATTAATCAGGCTAAGTTAGATCCTACTATTCAAACTTGGATGCTCTTCACCGATGTCATTTTTCTTTATGCAGCGTTGATGGTGCTACGTTTTAGTTGGCTGTTGCTAATGAAACGTATTAGTCTACGCTTCATGAAAAAGCGGCCTATGGTATTTGGTGAATACAGTACTAGAGAGATTTTAATAGCTTCTTTTGCTGGCGTGCGCGGTGCCATTACTCTCGCTGGAGTACTATCGATACCGTTGCTGCTTAGTGACGGCACTGCGTTTCCATCTCGTTATCAACTAGTTTTTATTGCCACAGGTGTAATTTTATTTTCTCTCGTATGTTGTGTAATTATTTTACCAATGCTACTACGCGGCATTATGGTTTCCGATAATGCATTATCCCACAAAGAAGAGCAAATGGCCCGTGCAATAGCAGCAGAAGTTGCTATCGAAAGCCTACGTCAAATGGAGTTACAGTTAACTCACTATGAAGAAGATAATGTCGATAGACAAATAGTAAATGAAGTAAGTGTTAGGGTTATTGGTTATTTACGTCGTAGAATTGATGGTCACGCTGATGCGGAAAGTGCAATAAAAATTGAAAATTTGGAGCGGCGTATGTGGCTGAATGCGCTGCGTGCTGAGCGCGGCGAATATTATAATTTACGTGCGCAACAGAAAATAAGTAACGACACCTTAATAAAACTATTACGTGATCTTGATTTGTTAGAAGCTTTATTAGTGGAAAAAAAGCATGAATGA
- a CDS encoding metal ABC transporter permease, which translates to MINHLLDPFISYGFMRRALVACFALSFSTTPLGVFLLLRRMSLVGDALSHAILPGVAIGYLVYGMSRVAMGIGGFIAGVVVAVLSGWVSTMTPLKEDASFAGFYLGSLALGVILVSLRGSSVDLEHLLFGSILSIDNNAIYFIGIIASITFLTLALLYRALVVESFDAAFLRVNSTKFPCFIQSLFLALVVLNLVTGFQILGTMMSVGMMILPAIAAYCWTNWLPYMFCLATIIGLICSWCGLSWSFYSDIPAGPTIVLIASIFFLFSVLVGPRGGKALLFRRHSVIVSKEKK; encoded by the coding sequence ATGATAAATCATCTCTTAGATCCTTTTATCTCCTATGGTTTTATGCGTCGCGCATTAGTTGCTTGCTTCGCACTATCTTTTAGTACTACTCCACTAGGAGTTTTTCTCCTGCTACGTCGTATGAGTTTAGTAGGTGATGCCCTTTCCCATGCTATTTTACCAGGTGTAGCAATTGGTTATCTTGTATACGGCATGTCGCGTGTTGCGATGGGAATCGGCGGTTTTATTGCTGGTGTAGTCGTCGCGGTGCTATCTGGTTGGGTTAGTACAATGACTCCATTGAAAGAAGACGCCAGCTTCGCTGGATTTTATCTTGGATCACTTGCGTTAGGTGTAATACTAGTATCGTTACGTGGTTCCAGCGTAGATTTAGAACATTTACTATTTGGTTCTATTCTTAGTATCGATAACAATGCTATCTACTTTATTGGTATTATTGCTAGTATTACTTTTCTGACCTTAGCTTTACTTTATCGTGCACTGGTGGTGGAATCTTTTGATGCAGCTTTTTTGCGTGTGAATTCTACCAAATTTCCGTGTTTTATTCAGTCATTGTTTTTAGCACTAGTAGTGCTGAACTTGGTGACAGGTTTTCAAATTCTTGGTACCATGATGTCTGTGGGTATGATGATATTACCAGCGATAGCAGCATACTGCTGGACAAATTGGTTACCATATATGTTCTGTTTAGCAACGATCATTGGATTAATTTGCTCATGGTGTGGCCTAAGTTGGTCTTTCTATAGCGATATTCCAGCGGGACCTACAATTGTATTAATCGCTAGTATATTCTTTTTGTTCTCCGTATTAGTAGGACCTCGTGGCGGAAAAGCACTGCTTTTCCGCCGGCATAGCGTTATAGTAAGCAAGGAAAAAAAATGA
- a CDS encoding metal ABC transporter ATP-binding protein: MIRLHNLQTGYNGKSISKPVSGRFERGSMTAIIGANGSGKSTLLKTIAGLLPPVGGHLDFGDQKTRPRIGYLPQQIDIDRQFPLKVFEVVAIGCWPATGLLRSINTKQQTLIWQALTRVGLNDKAHCTICSLSNGQFQRMLFARLLVQQAPLVLLDEPFTGIDQQTCSLLITFVHQLHKQGSTIIVVLHDNIIVAKHFPATLMLSQLNYAWGPSADILIKFFTPTPLSVQH; this comes from the coding sequence ATGATACGATTACATAACTTGCAGACGGGATATAATGGTAAGAGCATAAGCAAACCGGTAAGCGGTAGATTTGAACGTGGTAGTATGACTGCAATTATTGGTGCTAATGGTAGCGGTAAATCTACTTTACTAAAAACTATTGCTGGACTATTACCTCCAGTAGGAGGACATCTTGATTTCGGTGATCAAAAAACTCGACCGCGTATTGGCTATCTACCGCAGCAAATAGATATAGATCGCCAGTTTCCGCTAAAAGTCTTTGAAGTCGTAGCAATTGGTTGCTGGCCAGCTACGGGCCTACTACGTAGTATTAATACTAAACAGCAAACTCTTATCTGGCAGGCGCTCACTCGAGTAGGATTAAATGATAAAGCACATTGCACTATTTGCTCTCTATCAAATGGACAGTTTCAGCGCATGTTATTTGCTAGGTTGCTGGTGCAACAAGCACCGTTAGTTTTACTAGATGAGCCATTCACAGGTATCGATCAACAGACTTGTAGCCTACTGATTACTTTTGTCCACCAACTACATAAACAAGGGTCAACTATTATAGTTGTGCTACATGACAACATAATAGTTGCAAAACATTTTCCAGCAACACTAATGTTGTCCCAATTAAATTATGCATGGGGACCTTCTGCTGATATTCTTATTAAATTTTTCACTCCTACACCCCTAAGCGTACAACACTAG